A window from Vigna angularis cultivar LongXiaoDou No.4 chromosome 7, ASM1680809v1, whole genome shotgun sequence encodes these proteins:
- the LOC108337665 gene encoding LOW QUALITY PROTEIN: protein PELPK1 (The sequence of the model RefSeq protein was modified relative to this genomic sequence to represent the inferred CDS: substituted 1 base at 1 genomic stop codon): MGTCGLSKVIFSFVFLMLLSASSHTEVAGARVLLESALPKPEVSQLPKPEFSASHIPAFPKPELPKVPQLPNIAEIPPLSIPELPKLSKVPEVSKELSKIPEIPKSKLSKLELPKVLELPKPELPKIAEIPKISELSKPELSKVSELSKLESPKVSEVSKFELPKVPELPKVPELPKVLELPKVPKFPKSELPKVSELPKPELPKVPELPKAEFPKVPELPKVAELHKPELPKVPEIPKSELPKIPEMPNIPEFPKPELPKVSEFSKLESPKGPKFELPKVPELPKVPELPKSELPKSELPKVPELPKSELSKVPKLPKSELSKVPELPKVPELPKPELPKLELPKILEMPKIPELPKSELPKTGFPKIPELSKPELPKDPELPKSELPKEVEIPKIPELPKPELSKVPELSKLYSPKVSEVPKFELPKVPELSKVPEFLKVLELTKVPELPKFELPKSELHKTELPKTPKMPKIPELAKPELSKVLELSKSELPKVPXMPELPKVSKLLKFELPKPEFSKVP, translated from the coding sequence ATGGGGACATGTGGTTTGTCTAAAGTGATTTTCTCGTTTGTGTTTCTGATGTTGTTGTCAGCAAGCAGCCACACGGAGGTTGCTGGAGCACGTGTTCTTTTGGAATCAGCATTGCCCAAACCAGAAGTGTCACAACTTCCCAAACCCGAGTTCTCAGCATCACATATCCCTGCATTTCCAAAGCCTGAGCTCCCTAAGGTTCCTCAGTTGCCCAATATAGCTGAAATACCACCTTTAAGTATTCCTGAATTGCCTAAACTGTCTAAAGTCCCTGAAGTATCTAAAGAGTTGTCCAAAATTCCTGAAATTCCTAAATCCAAATTATCTAAGCTAGAGTTACCTAAAGTTCTTGAATTGCCTAAGCCAGAGTTACCTAAAATAGCTGAGATACCTAAGATTAGTGAATTGTCAAAGCCTGAGTTATCAAAAGTTTCTGAATTGTCAAAGTTAGAGTCGCCTAAAGTTTCTGAAGTGTCTAAGTTTGAGTTACCCAAAGTTCCTGAGTTGCCCAAAGTTCCTGAGTTGCCTAAAGTCCTTGAGTTGCCTAAAGTTCCTAAATTTCCTAAATCAGAGTTGCCTAAAGTTTCTGAATTACCTAAACCAGAGTTGCCTAAAGTTCCTGAATTGCCTAAGGCAGAGTTTCCTAAAGTCCCTGAATTGCCTAAAGTCGCTGAATTGCATAAGCCAGAGTTACCTAAAGTACCAGAGATACCTAAGTCAGAACTGCCTAAAATACCTGAGATGCCTAACATTCCTGAATTTCCTAAGCCCGAGTTACCAAAAGTTTCTGAATTTTCAAAGTTAGAGTCGCCTAAAGGACCTAAGTTTGAGTTACCTAAAGTTCCTGAGTTGCCTAAAGTTCCTGAATTGCCTAAATCAGAGTTGCCTAAATCAGAGTTGCCTAAAGTTCCTGAGTTGCCTAAATCAGAGTTGTCTAAAGTTCCTAAGTTGCCTAAATCAGAGTTGTCTAAAGTTCCTGAGTTGCCTAAAGTTCCTGAATTGCCTAAGCCTGAATTACCTAAGTTAGAGTTGCCTAAAATACTTGAGATGCCTAAGATTCCTGAATTACCTAAGTCTGAGTTGCCTAAGACAGGGTTTCCTAAAATCCCTGAATTGTCTAAACCAGAGTTACCTAAAGATCCTGAATTGCCTAAGTCCGAGTTGCCTAAAGAAGTTGAGATACCTAAGATCCCAGAATTGCCTAAGCCCGAGTTATCTAAGGTTCCTGAATTGTCAAAGTTATATTCACCTAAAGTCTCGGAAGTGCCTAAGTTTGAGTTGCCCAAAGTTCCTGAGTTGTCTAAAGTTCCTGAATTTCTTAAAGTTCTAGAATTGACCAAAGTACCTGAATTACCTAAGTTTGAGTTGCCTAAGTCGGAATTGCATAAGACAGAGTTGCCTAAAACACCTAAAATGCCTAAGATCCCTGAATTGGCTAAGCCCGAGTTATCTAAAGTTCTTGAATTATCAAAGTCAGAATTGCCTAAAGTACCTTAAATGCCTGAGTTACCAAAagtttctaaattacttaagtTCGAGTTACCTAAACCAGAATTTTCTAAAGTTCCTTAA
- the LOC108338552 gene encoding transcription factor bHLH74 isoform X2, with amino-acid sequence MVSHTDFANANSSYPLVLENQGITNTSHLVQYMSDSNLGGMVPKVHSYASRGFSEMVGAASFVQHGSADVANSGYPPHYNPIKDTQINGEQSQVEDSIPEEEAPGSGPSGNRRKRGLDHNSTFSPNKNAESETVKDSPGRACDGPKEHEKKPKVEQNNSADLRGKQSAKQAKDNSSQSGEAPKENFIHVRARRGQATNSHSLAERVRREKISERMRLLQELVPGCNKITGKAVMLDEIINYVQSLQQQVEFLSMKLATVNPELNFDVDRIISKDILQSRIGHGISAYGPGINSSHTFPSGNFHGTLAGMPSTSSQFPPLPQNVLDHEFQSFYGIGYDSNTALDNLGPNGRLKTEL; translated from the exons CACCTTGTTCAATACATGTCTGACTCAAATCTAGGGGGCATGGTCCCCAAGGTTCACTCCTATGCAAGCAGGGGCTTCTCAGAAATGGTTGGTGCTGCCTCTTTTGTCCAGCATGGGTCTGCTGATGTGGCTAACTCAGGGTACCCACCACATTATAATCCGATCAAGGACACTCAGATTAATGGTGAACAATCTCAGGTTGAGGATTCAATTCCTGAAGAGGAAGCACCAGGATCTGGTCCTAGTGGGAATAGAAGAAAGAGAGGGCTTGATCATAATTCTACCTTCAGCCCAAATAAG AATGCTGAGAGTGAAACTGTGAAAGATTCTCCGGGGAGGGCCTGTGATGGTCCAAAAGAACATGAAAAGAAGCCAAAAGTTGAGCAGAACAACAGTGCAGATTTGCGTGGCAAGCAATCAGCGAAGCAAGCTAAGGACAACAGTTCTCAAAGTGGAGAAGCTCCTAAAGAAAACTTCATTCACGTGAGAGCTAGAAGAGGACAAGCCACAAACAGCCACAGTCTTGCAGAAAGA GTGAGAAGAGAAAAGATTAGTGAGCGAATGAGGCTGCTTCAAGAACTTGTTCCTGGTTGCAACAAG ATAACTGGCAAAGCCGTAATGCTGGATGAGATAATAAACTACGTGCAATCACTTCAGCAACAGGTTGAG TTTTTGTCCATGAAACTTGCCACAGTGAACCCAGAACTAAACTTTGATGTAGACAGGATTATATCCAAGGAT ATTCTTCAATCACGCATAGGACATGGAATTAGTGCATATGGTCCTGGTATCAATTCCTCTCACACATTCCCCAGTGGAAATTTCCATGGAACATTGGCTGGCATGCCTAGTACATCATCACAATTCCCTCCTTTGCCCCAG AATGTTTTGGACCATGAGTTCCAAAGCTTCTATGGAATTGGATACGATTCTAATACAGCACTTGACAACTTGGGACCCAATG GGCGGTTGAAAACAGAGTTATAG